In the genome of Massilibacillus massiliensis, one region contains:
- a CDS encoding AraC family transcriptional regulator: MYNRYANNRSGYLNHDFRVFHLRDKKQQEFEFHYHDFKKIIFFLSGKVTYLIEGKSYILKPGDILLVDNHDIHKPLIDPSETYERIIIWANMHLIEAYRHKDCDIARCFQVAKEKKSNLIRLESSTARDKMKTVLTELETSLTTTEFGSNLLSKALFIQLMIYLNRMQLNHQAYNLDDAITYDKQIEKILNYINEHLAEDISITFLAEKFFLSRYYMMHKFKKATGYSLHNYVLQKRLIVTANLIKQGIPITKAATQCGFHDYSNFLRAFKKLFKKSPREWIS, encoded by the coding sequence ATGTACAATCGATACGCGAATAATAGATCTGGTTACTTAAACCACGATTTTCGGGTTTTTCATTTACGTGATAAAAAGCAGCAAGAATTTGAATTCCACTATCATGATTTTAAAAAAATTATCTTCTTTTTATCGGGAAAAGTCACTTACCTGATTGAAGGTAAATCTTATATTTTAAAACCTGGTGATATCTTACTAGTCGATAACCATGATATACATAAACCTTTGATTGATCCTTCCGAGACCTACGAAAGGATCATTATTTGGGCAAATATGCACCTAATCGAAGCCTACCGCCATAAAGACTGTGATATTGCTAGATGTTTTCAAGTAGCAAAGGAAAAAAAATCAAACTTAATTCGTCTAGAGTCATCCACCGCCAGAGATAAAATGAAAACGGTGCTAACAGAGTTAGAGACATCTTTGACAACAACAGAATTCGGCAGTAATTTATTAAGCAAAGCATTATTTATTCAATTGATGATTTACCTGAATCGAATGCAACTTAATCATCAAGCTTATAACCTTGATGATGCAATTACCTATGACAAACAAATAGAAAAAATTTTAAATTATATTAATGAACATTTAGCAGAAGATATTTCTATTACATTTCTTGCTGAAAAATTTTTTCTCAGCCGATATTATATGATGCATAAATTCAAAAAAGCGACCGGCTATAGCCTACACAATTATGTTCTGCAAAAACGGCTTATAGTAACGGCTAATTTAATAAAACAAGGCATTCCCATAACTAAAGCAGCCACGCAATGTGGATTTCATGATTATTCAAATTTTCTACGTGCTTTTAAAAAATTATTTAAAAAATCACCTCGTGAATGGATTTCATAA
- a CDS encoding nucleoside kinase, with amino-acid sequence MIKEEILVDVKNQKKIKCKKYITLQEISESFKESYETLVVAAKVDHVMKDLQNYLVEDSKVEFIDMSSEDGIKVYQRSVTFLMITAVHELFQDVEITVEHSLSRGLYCEVYLGRDLTQEDVYKIEVRMREIVKENRPIIKKFLPKDDVIELFNQSGQLERVELIASLNRETVSVYYCGDFYDYLYGPMVSETGVLTVFSLDFYKPGMIIRVPEAKNPFVVSAFQEQAKLAHIFAEAEKWSQILNCNYVAKLNAYHKEGNIGDIIRVSEALHEKKIAQIADFIAGHIEKVRLILIAGPSSSGKTTFAQRLGIQLRVNGIVPVSISLDDYFLDRIYTPRDAQGEYDFEALEALDLELFNEHLLRLLKGEAVEVPYYNFLTGKREYRGNILKLGKDQPVIVEGIHGLNEALTKGIPRENKYKIYISALTQLAIDGHNRVPTTDARLIRRMVRDHQFRGSNALKTIKQWPSVRNGEEKNIFPFQEDADIMFNSALIYELGVLKKYAKPLLEAVDQSLPEYAEAIRLLDFLEYFDDIVEENEIPTNSIIQEFIGNSCFF; translated from the coding sequence ATGATAAAAGAAGAAATTTTAGTTGATGTAAAAAACCAGAAAAAAATTAAGTGTAAAAAATATATAACTTTGCAAGAGATAAGTGAATCGTTTAAAGAATCTTATGAAACTTTAGTTGTTGCTGCAAAAGTGGATCATGTAATGAAAGATCTGCAAAATTACTTGGTAGAAGATTCTAAAGTTGAATTTATAGATATGTCGAGTGAAGATGGAATAAAAGTATATCAACGTTCTGTTACTTTTTTAATGATTACAGCCGTGCATGAGCTTTTTCAAGACGTTGAAATCACTGTGGAGCATTCATTAAGTAGAGGATTGTATTGTGAAGTTTATTTAGGTCGAGATCTTACGCAGGAAGATGTCTATAAAATTGAAGTAAGGATGCGTGAGATTGTCAAAGAAAATCGTCCAATCATCAAAAAATTTTTGCCGAAAGATGATGTGATTGAATTATTTAATCAGAGCGGACAATTAGAACGAGTAGAGCTGATTGCGTCATTGAATCGAGAAACAGTAAGTGTCTATTATTGTGGTGATTTTTATGATTATTTATATGGACCAATGGTTTCTGAAACGGGTGTATTGACAGTATTTTCACTTGATTTCTATAAGCCTGGGATGATTATTCGGGTACCAGAGGCGAAAAATCCATTCGTTGTATCAGCGTTTCAGGAACAAGCTAAATTGGCACATATTTTTGCTGAAGCCGAAAAATGGTCGCAAATATTAAACTGTAATTATGTAGCGAAGTTGAACGCATATCATAAAGAAGGGAATATTGGTGATATTATTCGTGTGTCCGAGGCTTTGCACGAAAAGAAAATTGCACAGATTGCCGATTTTATTGCGGGACATATTGAAAAAGTTAGGCTTATATTAATCGCAGGGCCTTCTTCTTCAGGAAAAACTACTTTTGCACAGCGGCTAGGTATTCAACTAAGGGTAAATGGTATAGTACCTGTATCGATTTCATTAGATGATTATTTCTTAGATCGTATTTATACGCCAAGAGACGCACAGGGTGAATATGATTTTGAGGCACTTGAAGCATTGGATCTAGAGTTGTTTAATGAACATTTGCTTCGTTTATTAAAGGGAGAAGCCGTTGAGGTTCCGTACTATAATTTTTTAACTGGTAAACGAGAATATCGAGGTAATATTCTTAAGTTAGGAAAAGATCAGCCTGTTATTGTTGAGGGAATTCACGGATTGAATGAGGCGCTAACAAAAGGGATTCCGCGTGAGAATAAATATAAAATTTATATTAGTGCATTAACACAGCTGGCGATTGATGGGCATAATAGGGTTCCTACTACAGACGCACGTTTAATCCGGCGTATGGTTCGCGATCATCAATTTAGAGGGTCAAACGCACTTAAAACAATTAAGCAATGGCCGTCAGTAAGAAATGGTGAGGAGAAAAATATTTTTCCATTTCAAGAGGATGCGGATATTATGTTTAATTCTGCTCTAATTTATGAATTAGGAGTTTTAAAGAAATACGCAAAACCATTATTGGAAGCGGTTGATCAAAGCTTGCCCGAATATGCAGAAGCTATTAGACTTTTAGATTTTCTAGAATATTTTGATGATATCGTTGAAGAGAATGAAATTCCAACAAATTCTATTATTCAAGAGTTTATTGGTAATTCTTGCTTTTTTTAA
- a CDS encoding DUF47 domain-containing protein has product MFNFKHKDDEFFDLFVDSANYFNKGALLMNEVMRDYNKAESKMKEIIDLEHDADDINDRIIDKLNQTFITPIDREDIYALANGLDDGVDFLQGTIQRMVLYRTGEARDGAIELTQLLIESTDELVKAFTLLKNIKTNQHKILDHTRRIEKLESEGDRLYRKEVAHLFDSCVNPIEVIKWKEVLEYLENTLDHCEDISDLIRGVVMKYA; this is encoded by the coding sequence ATGTTTAACTTCAAGCACAAAGATGACGAGTTTTTTGATTTATTTGTTGATAGTGCTAATTACTTTAATAAGGGTGCCTTGTTAATGAATGAAGTAATGAGGGATTATAACAAAGCTGAAAGTAAAATGAAGGAAATTATTGACCTTGAGCATGATGCAGATGATATTAATGATCGTATTATCGACAAATTAAATCAAACTTTTATTACGCCTATCGATCGCGAAGATATTTATGCATTGGCAAATGGGCTTGATGATGGTGTGGATTTCTTGCAAGGCACGATTCAAAGGATGGTGCTTTATCGTACTGGAGAAGCGAGGGATGGCGCTATAGAATTGACACAATTACTTATAGAGAGTACCGATGAATTGGTGAAGGCGTTTACATTATTGAAAAATATTAAGACCAATCAGCATAAGATCTTGGATCATACACGGCGAATTGAAAAATTAGAGAGTGAAGGCGATCGCTTGTATCGTAAAGAAGTAGCACATCTATTTGATTCATGTGTAAACCCAATTGAGGTCATCAAGTGGAAAGAAGTTTTAGAATACCTGGAAAATACATTAGACCACTGTGAGGATATTTCAGATCTAATTAGAGGTGTGGTAATGAAATATGCTTGA
- a CDS encoding GGDEF domain-containing protein, producing MIHIFLITNIILGVALCITTKYSLKQHSKHFYWFHVIVLSISIFELLLGLLFLFIEQYQEFIFSISTQLIWSCVLLYTILVNERLKNTNHDLHQELKKHLHLYEEIKSMALSDGLTNIANRRSFDMFLKTELKRATALDHPVSLIILDLDKFKIYNDTFGHISGDKLLAQIGQILRQNIRPIDFPARYGGEEFSIILPESTLEDAIKIAENLRQIIERSCFPDTVGTFTAKITASFGIATYDPKILSVPPDSEKIISIADKALYKAKHQGRNCVFAANIFQ from the coding sequence ATGATTCATATCTTTTTAATCACCAATATTATTTTAGGGGTTGCATTATGTATTACAACGAAATACTCTTTAAAACAACATAGCAAACATTTCTATTGGTTTCATGTCATAGTATTATCTATTAGTATTTTTGAACTTCTCTTAGGTTTATTATTCCTTTTTATAGAACAATATCAAGAATTTATATTTTCAATTTCTACACAACTCATCTGGAGTTGTGTATTATTATACACAATTTTGGTAAATGAAAGATTAAAAAACACGAATCATGATTTACACCAAGAACTAAAAAAACATCTGCATCTCTATGAAGAAATTAAATCTATGGCTTTGTCTGACGGACTAACCAATATCGCAAATCGACGCAGTTTTGATATGTTTTTAAAAACAGAACTCAAACGCGCAACAGCACTTGATCATCCGGTAAGCTTAATCATTCTAGATCTTGATAAATTTAAAATATATAATGATACTTTTGGACATATTAGTGGTGATAAACTACTTGCACAAATCGGTCAAATTCTTCGCCAAAATATCCGCCCGATTGATTTTCCCGCACGCTATGGTGGTGAAGAATTTAGCATTATTCTACCTGAAAGCACATTAGAAGATGCTATAAAAATCGCCGAGAACCTGCGTCAAATTATTGAGAGAAGTTGTTTTCCTGATACAGTCGGTACGTTTACGGCAAAAATAACTGCAAGCTTCGGTATCGCAACCTATGATCCTAAAATTCTCTCTGTACCACCTGATTCAGAAAAAATTATCTCCATTGCTGACAAGGCATTATATAAAGCTAAGCATCAAGGAAGAAACTGTGTTTTCGCTGCAAATATATTTCAGTAA
- a CDS encoding inorganic phosphate transporter → MLELQYLIFTVVALALLFDYINGFHDTANAIATSVSTRALPPKVAIMMAACLNFLGAMYSTGVAKTIGGDIVSSAQHVDEKVIIAALIGSIIWNLATWWFGIPSSSSHALVGGIVGAVLVSAGPIGLNFYGIFKIVLSLIFSPIIAIASGFVIMMLLYWIFGSFSPSTINNKFKRMQILSAAMMSFSHGSNDAQKAMGIITLALLSGGYVSSLEVPTWVKIAAATSMGCGTAAGGWKIIKTMGGKIFKLEPISGFAADLNSSIVVFSATLLHLPVSTTHVVSGSIMGVGSAKRISAVRWGVAQQMVVAWILTIPCTAAMGAIIYFFVKYIFG, encoded by the coding sequence ATGCTTGAGTTACAGTATTTAATTTTTACTGTTGTTGCTTTAGCGTTATTGTTTGACTATATCAATGGGTTTCATGATACAGCGAATGCGATTGCAACATCAGTATCCACGAGGGCACTTCCACCAAAAGTAGCGATTATGATGGCTGCTTGTTTAAATTTTCTTGGGGCTATGTATAGTACAGGCGTTGCCAAAACAATTGGTGGCGATATTGTAAGTTCTGCGCAGCATGTCGATGAAAAAGTGATCATTGCTGCTTTAATTGGTTCAATTATATGGAATTTGGCTACATGGTGGTTTGGCATTCCAAGTAGTTCGTCACATGCGCTTGTTGGCGGTATCGTTGGCGCAGTTTTAGTTTCGGCTGGGCCTATAGGACTTAATTTTTATGGTATTTTTAAAATTGTATTGTCTTTAATTTTTTCACCTATTATTGCAATTGCAAGTGGGTTTGTCATTATGATGTTACTATATTGGATTTTTGGTAGTTTCTCACCGTCTACAATCAATAATAAATTTAAAAGAATGCAGATATTATCTGCAGCGATGATGTCTTTTTCACATGGTTCGAATGATGCCCAAAAGGCAATGGGAATTATAACATTAGCATTGTTGAGCGGCGGATATGTAAGTTCTTTAGAAGTTCCTACTTGGGTTAAAATTGCCGCTGCAACTTCTATGGGGTGTGGTACTGCAGCTGGTGGCTGGAAGATTATAAAAACTATGGGTGGAAAGATTTTTAAGCTGGAACCGATTAGTGGCTTTGCAGCAGATTTGAATTCTTCTATTGTTGTATTTAGTGCAACATTATTGCATTTACCAGTAAGCACAACCCATGTTGTATCTGGTTCTATTATGGGGGTAGGAAGTGCAAAACGTATTAGTGCAGTACGTTGGGGAGTAGCCCAACAGATGGTGGTAGCATGGATTTTGACGATTCCTTGTACCGCAGCGATGGGCGCTATTATCTATTTTTTTGTCAAATATATATTTGGTTAA
- a CDS encoding pyruvate carboxylase subunit B: MAKKTVKITETVLRDGQQSLTATRMRIEDMLPQLEALDEAGFYAIEAWGGATFDSCLRFLGEDPWERLDTLKKHLKTPISMLLRGQNILGYNHYADDVVDEFVKKAVEHGVSIIRVFDALNDVRNIKVAIEAGIKYKAHVQGTLVYTISPYHTNQTFVDLAKELEKMGVHSICIKDMSGLLKPYVAEDLVKSLKAAVKLPIELHTHYTSGFGSMTYMKAIEAGVDIIDCALSPFSLGTSQPCTETMIAALEGTEYDTGINRKALTPIAQHFLSVKNKVIGEFKLKNHFDVDPNVLDFQIPGGMLSNLYNQLKEQGMEDKYQDLLEEMPRVRADLGYPPLVTPSSQIVGSMATFNVMMGKRYAIVPREVKDLARGKYGKTPMPVADEVRELIIGDEKIIDYRPADDIEPQMEKLKAELAEKGYPNASTEDVLSYALFPEVALEFFKKHR, encoded by the coding sequence ATGGCTAAAAAAACTGTAAAAATCACTGAAACTGTACTTCGCGATGGACAACAATCTTTGACTGCTACGCGCATGCGTATTGAAGATATGTTGCCACAATTAGAAGCACTTGACGAAGCAGGATTTTATGCAATTGAAGCTTGGGGCGGTGCCACATTTGATAGTTGCTTACGTTTCTTAGGTGAAGATCCATGGGAACGTTTGGACACACTTAAAAAACACTTAAAAACTCCAATCTCGATGTTATTAAGAGGTCAAAATATTCTAGGATATAACCATTATGCAGATGATGTTGTAGACGAATTTGTAAAGAAAGCTGTAGAACATGGTGTTAGTATCATTCGTGTATTTGACGCCTTAAATGATGTACGGAATATAAAAGTCGCAATCGAAGCAGGGATAAAATATAAAGCACATGTACAAGGTACTCTTGTTTACACAATCAGCCCTTACCATACGAATCAAACTTTTGTGGATCTTGCGAAAGAATTAGAAAAAATGGGCGTTCATTCTATCTGTATCAAAGATATGTCAGGTTTATTAAAACCTTATGTTGCAGAAGATCTTGTTAAATCCTTGAAAGCGGCTGTTAAATTACCAATTGAATTGCATACACATTATACTAGTGGCTTTGGTTCCATGACTTACATGAAAGCAATTGAAGCTGGTGTAGATATTATAGATTGTGCATTATCACCATTCTCACTTGGTACATCACAACCTTGTACAGAAACAATGATTGCTGCATTAGAGGGAACTGAATACGATACAGGCATCAATCGTAAAGCATTAACTCCTATTGCTCAACATTTCTTAAGTGTGAAAAATAAAGTTATTGGTGAATTCAAACTTAAAAATCATTTTGATGTTGACCCTAATGTACTTGACTTCCAAATTCCTGGCGGCATGCTTTCAAATCTTTACAATCAACTTAAAGAGCAAGGTATGGAAGACAAATATCAAGATTTGCTTGAAGAAATGCCTCGCGTTCGTGCTGACCTTGGCTATCCTCCATTAGTAACTCCATCCAGCCAAATCGTTGGTTCTATGGCAACATTTAATGTCATGATGGGTAAACGTTACGCTATTGTACCTCGCGAAGTTAAAGATTTAGCACGCGGTAAATATGGTAAAACTCCAATGCCAGTTGCTGATGAAGTACGTGAATTAATCATTGGCGATGAAAAGATTATTGATTATCGTCCGGCAGATGATATCGAACCACAAATGGAAAAATTAAAAGCAGAATTAGCTGAAAAAGGTTATCCAAATGCTTCCACTGAAGACGTTCTTTCTTACGCATTATTCCCAGAAGTTGCGTTGGAATTCTTCAAAAAACATCGTTAA
- the dapF gene encoding diaminopimelate epimerase, translating into MKFYFSKWHGIGNDFIIVDGSKEQIEDYHKTALEVCDRHFGIGADGLVMILPSEIADFKMRIFNSDGSEAEMCGNATRCIARYLYEEKLTLKTKISIETKAGIIKPELIFKNGKFETVKVDMGEPILKAEDIPVSGFGKEEVIHKPLTILDKTYDITCVSMGNPHCVIFVEDINEIDLEKIGPMIETAQIFPRKINVEFVEVKNKDHLRMRVWERGAGITLACGTGSCATIVAAILNKKIEGRSAKIELDGGDLFVEWGVDQHVYLSGPAEEVFRGNYIK; encoded by the coding sequence ATGAAGTTTTATTTTTCAAAGTGGCATGGGATTGGCAATGATTTTATTATTGTAGATGGTAGTAAAGAACAAATTGAAGATTATCATAAAACAGCACTTGAAGTTTGTGATCGACATTTTGGAATTGGTGCAGATGGGCTGGTCATGATTTTACCGTCAGAAATAGCGGATTTTAAAATGCGTATTTTTAATTCTGATGGCAGTGAAGCAGAAATGTGTGGGAATGCAACACGTTGTATCGCACGGTACTTGTATGAAGAAAAATTGACCTTAAAGACTAAGATTAGTATTGAAACAAAAGCAGGTATTATTAAACCGGAGCTTATTTTTAAAAATGGAAAGTTCGAAACAGTAAAAGTTGATATGGGAGAACCTATTCTAAAGGCTGAAGACATTCCTGTCTCTGGCTTTGGCAAGGAGGAGGTAATTCATAAACCATTAACAATTTTAGATAAAACTTATGATATTACATGTGTATCTATGGGAAATCCTCATTGTGTAATTTTCGTTGAAGATATCAATGAAATAGATCTTGAAAAAATAGGTCCGATGATCGAAACAGCACAGATTTTCCCAAGAAAAATTAATGTAGAATTTGTTGAAGTGAAGAATAAAGATCACCTTAGAATGCGCGTGTGGGAGAGAGGGGCAGGAATTACCTTAGCGTGTGGAACTGGATCTTGTGCAACGATCGTAGCTGCGATTCTTAATAAAAAAATAGAAGGGCGCAGTGCAAAAATTGAATTAGATGGTGGAGATTTATTTGTCGAATGGGGCGTAGATCAACACGTCTATTTATCTGGCCCGGCTGAAGAAGTTTTTCGGGGAAATTATATAAAATAA
- a CDS encoding aminotransferase class I/II-fold pyridoxal phosphate-dependent enzyme produces the protein MLTSIAASHSKGKFATDKIFGASGAAVKACEQYGKEKVVNATIGAIMDDNENLTCIPTVEKVLRGLPIQELIAYAPISGLPEYLQATINLAFADNKPEAYFNSVATAGGSGVIHHTIWNYSEIGDTVLTSDWYWGPYNVLCKEALRNLDTYQLFDENQNFNIKGFESKVNEILAKQSSIVIIINTPAHNPTGFSLTDEDWTKVLDVCKAQAKNPDKKITILVDIAYIDYAGEKNESRKFLRKFSNLPENILGILAFSMSKGYTMYGQRTGAMIGISSSKAIIEEFAAINQYTSRATWSNINRGAMRLLTTIDQDKTLLAQFEAERDVLYKMIRERASIFMEESKACGLNVLPYRAGFFISIPADDPDAVCEKLHDDLIFAVPLKMGVRIAVCAISAAKVKGMAEKTLKAMQYVANK, from the coding sequence ATGTTAACTAGTATTGCTGCATCTCATTCAAAGGGAAAATTTGCAACTGACAAGATTTTTGGAGCAAGTGGTGCTGCTGTAAAGGCTTGTGAACAATATGGTAAAGAGAAAGTTGTAAACGCTACAATTGGCGCTATTATGGATGATAACGAAAATTTGACTTGTATACCTACAGTGGAAAAAGTGTTGCGTGGGTTACCAATCCAAGAATTGATCGCTTATGCGCCGATTTCTGGTTTGCCTGAGTATTTGCAAGCTACAATTAATCTTGCCTTTGCAGATAATAAACCAGAAGCATATTTTAATTCAGTTGCTACTGCAGGTGGCAGCGGGGTTATTCATCATACGATTTGGAACTATTCTGAAATAGGAGATACGGTACTTACTTCTGATTGGTACTGGGGACCATACAATGTTCTTTGTAAAGAAGCTTTGAGAAATTTAGATACATATCAATTATTTGATGAAAATCAAAATTTTAATATTAAGGGATTTGAGTCTAAAGTAAATGAAATCTTGGCAAAACAAAGTTCTATCGTCATTATAATTAATACGCCAGCACATAATCCAACAGGGTTTAGCCTGACTGATGAAGATTGGACTAAAGTACTAGATGTATGTAAAGCACAGGCAAAGAATCCGGATAAAAAGATTACGATTTTAGTTGATATTGCGTATATTGATTATGCTGGTGAAAAGAACGAATCGCGTAAATTTTTACGGAAGTTTAGCAACTTACCAGAAAATATTCTGGGGATTTTAGCGTTTAGTATGTCGAAAGGATATACGATGTATGGACAACGTACAGGTGCTATGATCGGTATATCTTCTAGTAAAGCAATTATTGAGGAATTTGCAGCGATTAACCAATATACAAGTCGTGCGACTTGGTCAAATATTAATCGTGGTGCAATGCGCCTTTTAACAACAATTGATCAAGATAAAACATTACTTGCGCAGTTTGAAGCAGAGCGCGATGTTTTATATAAAATGATTCGTGAACGTGCAAGTATCTTTATGGAAGAATCTAAAGCATGCGGATTAAATGTACTTCCATATAGGGCAGGCTTCTTTATTTCTATTCCAGCAGATGACCCAGATGCTGTTTGCGAAAAGTTACATGATGATTTAATTTTTGCAGTACCATTGAAGATGGGCGTTCGAATTGCTGTTTGTGCAATATCTGCAGCTAAGGTAAAAGGGATGGCAGAAAAAACATTAAAAGCAATGCAATATGTTGCAAATAAATAA